Proteins from one Cryptomeria japonica chromosome 4, Sugi_1.0, whole genome shotgun sequence genomic window:
- the LOC131061178 gene encoding probable LRR receptor-like serine/threonine-protein kinase At1g67720 — MKVRMMSGMELTSVCLLLITTFTGLFTFIHSNPDGFLNINCGAIANGTDQKGLLWISDSPFIKTRNVWRTSSTETMRMRFWTLTYFPSILSVKKYCYLLPVNPRVNYLVRASFGPDYEIPLANFFDLLIEGIKWTNVDLSSTGNESYTSYEIILAAKSESLSLCLARNSQTEQNHSVFISSIELRPIESSMYNSTDFQKSALDLVKRTNFGASSLLQYPDDPFDRQWFCLVAAEGEVNITDEDAQTKSLGMELVNKPPVNVSRTAIGMEALANMTVSNEFPDVSVPGIYSFALYFCNINKTNLTQSFAPFINENQISELMKLNFLQCLQANNELQLNPPDPINIILRPSPKSELGPFINAAEMYRKLDLQTTTYSGDVVAIRKIAEAISVPDDWTGGDPCLPADYSSTGITCSQDDPPRIIIIDLTSMHLNGNIPTKIADLSALTKLLLGNNNLSGDIPDLSSLKNLTILQLQNNQLTGEIPRSLEKLQMLSQLFLQDNKLKGTVSEGLVRPDLDLRVDPQNNIRGGTGARKIKGWVIGALVGCSVVLVLVVLSAILLWRHKHPSQPFPSIDVPTLSKQQIFADEKKQNDYHRQAIEYTEEDIKTSTNNYSTLIGKGSFGSVFYGRLSGYDVAVKILQTGSSQGQQEFQNEVAILSRIYHKHLVNLIGYCRQSIIALVYEYMPCGTLTDHLYGVAKLKTPLDWHMRLNIARQAADGLLYLHQGCYPPIIHRDIKCSNILLDNRMSAKLADFGISKLVESSFGDMSSEVKGTMGYLDPEYFTTSSLNEKTDVYSFGVVLLEIISGVSPKDGIVKSAHNMLSCGKLAELMDPSLSGRYDVESAWKVAEIAYQCVEKESTNRPKVSAVVKELEEAVKLAYADKNYSASHTVATFNIGGMPSLR, encoded by the exons ATGAAG GTCCGAATGATGTCAGGCATGGAGTTGACAAGTGTGTGCTTGTTGCTCATCACAACTTTCACTGGATTATTCACTTTCATTCATTCAAATCCAGACG GCTTCCTTAACATCAACTGTGGCGCCATTGCTAACGGAACAGACCAGAAGGGCCTACTCTGGATTTCCGATTCCCCTTTCATTAAGACTCGCAACGTTTGGAGGACGAGTTCAACAGAAACCATGAGAATGAGATTCTGGACACTGACCTATTTTCCGAGTATTCTATCAGTGAAGAAATATTGCTACCTGTTGCCTGTGAATCCCCGTGTAAATTACCTAGTAAGAGCATCTTTCGGTCCTGATTACGAAATTCCTTTGGCGAATTTCTTTGATTTGCTTATCGAGGGAATCAAGTGGACAAATGTAGACCTATCTAGTACAGGCAATGAGAGTTACACATCTTACGAGATCATCTTGGCTGCCAAAAGCGAGAGTCTGAGTTTATGCCTTGCGCGCAATTCTCAAACAGAACAAAATCATTCTGTTTTTATTTCAAGCATTGAGCTTCGGCCAATCGAATCTTCTATGTACAATTCAACGGATTTTCAGAAGAGTGCCTTGGATCTTGTAAAGCGCACAAATTTTGGTGCATCTTCTTTATTACA GTACCCAGATGATCCATTTGACCGCCAATGGTTCTGTCTAGTAGCAGCTGAGGGCGAAGTGAATATTACCGATGAGGATGCGCAGACAAAATCTTTAGGAATGGAGTTAGTGAATAAGCCACCCGTGAACGTATCAAGGACTGCTATTGGGATGGAAGCACTAGCCAATATGACTGTTTCAAACGAATTTCCGGATGTTTCCGTCCCAGGAATTTACTCTTTCGCACTTTATTTCTGCAACATCAACAAGACAAACCTCACACAGAGTTTTGCTCCCTTCATTAACGAAAACCAAATATCAGAGCTCATGAAACTTAATTTTTTGCAGTGCCTACAAGCAAATAATGAGTTACAACTGAACCCTCCCGATCCTATAAACATAATTTTACGTCCCAGTCCTAAATCAGAGTTGGGACCATTCATAAATGCAGCAGAAATGTATAGGAAGTTGGACTTACAGACAACCACATACTCTGGGGATG TGGTTGCTATTAGAAAAATAGCAGAGGCAATAAGTGTTCCAGACGATTGGACAGGAGGAGATCCATGTTTACCAGCTGATTATTCATCTACAGGGATAACCTGCAGCCAGGACGATCCTCCGCGAATCATTATCAT AGATCTAACAAGCATGCATCTCAACGGCAACATACCAACAAAAATAGCAGACTTATCAGCACTAACAAAGTTG CTGCTAGGAAATAATAATTTGTCAGGTGATATTCCGGACCTCAGTTCATTAAAGAATCTTACTATACT GCAACTGCAAAACAATCAACTGACTGGAGAAATTCCAAGATCATTGGAGAAGCTTCAAATGTTAAGTCAACT ATTTCTACAGGACAATAAATTGAAGGGAACCGTCTCAGAAGGATTAGTGAGACCCGACTTGGACCTTCG TGTTGATCCTCAAAATAATATTCGGGGAGGCACTGGCGCCCGCAAAATTAAAGGTTGGGTAATCGGAGCTTTAGTTGGGTGTTCGGTGGTGTTAGTTTTAGTCGTTCTTTCTGCAATTTTGCTATGGAGGCACAAACACCCATCGCAGCCATTTCCAAGCATAGATGTTCCAACCCTATCTAAACAACAGATATTTGCAG ATGAAAAAAAACAAAATGATTATCACAGGCAGGCTATAGAATACACAGAGGAAGATATTAAAACTTCTACCAATAACTATTCCACACTTATTGGGAAGGGAAGCTTTGGATCCGTATTTTATGGCAGACTTTCAGGATATGATGTTGCGGTCAAAATACTTCAGACAGGTTCTAGTCAAGGTCAGCAAGAATTTCAGAATGAG GTAGCCATACTGTCAAGAATATATCATAAGCATCTTGTAAATCTTATTGGGTATTGCAGACAGTCCATAATAGCATTGGTCTATGAATACATGCCGTGTGGAACACTGACTGATCATCTATATG GCGTAGCCAAATTGAAAACTCCACTTGATTGGCATATGAGATTGAATATCGCTCGACAGGCCGCCGATG GTTTGCTCTACTTGCATCAGGGTTGCTATCCTCCAATCATACACAGAGATATAAAGTGTAGTAATATACTGTTGGATAACAGAATGTCTGCCAAGCTAGCTGACTTTGGCATATCAAAACTGGTAGAGAGTTCCTTTGGTGATATGTCAAGCGAAGTGAAAGGAACCATGGGTTATCTTGATCCTGA ATACTTTACAACATCATCATTAAATGAGAAGACCGATGTCTACAGTTTTGGCGTGGTTTTATTGGAGATTATTTCTGGAGTATCACCCAAGGATGGAATAGTAAAATCG GCACACAATATGCTTTCATGTGGCAAACTGGCAGAGCTTATGGATCCTTCATTGAGTGGCCGATATGACGTAGAATCAGCTTGGAAAGTTGCAGAGATAGCATACCAGTGCGTGGAAAAGGAATCAACGAATAGACCCAAGGTCAGTGCGGTGGTGAAAGAATTGGAAGAAGCTGTGAAACTTGCATATGCTGATAAAAATTATTCAGCTTCACATACCGTGGCCACATTTAATATTGGTGGCATGCCGAGCCTTAGGTAG